From one Synechocystis sp. PCC 6803 substr. PCC-P genomic stretch:
- a CDS encoding YncE family protein — translation MAIGLQQLSAQPKMTLSRIPLEDKLYEPAGMAFRPNQSNQLWVVNHGNDSIATLTNLGESNLEVSVKSDAYAEHFLAKPTGIAFGYDDTFAVSNDSINELRGMNFIKNPERNKNFVNNHFMGPTLFSASTYALAGQTKKYLEDWPQPGNGHDPDRDLTLSQGCPLTYWNSSVQQCYWPREGSHLDMLHESPLAMGIAHDKGNAYFLLDGCGSRDSNKQCLGNGHLMRYDFNRDHQEGNGFHGDGIVWRYPEIDFKRDKDIPSGMLVLDDWLYFSNTGMGKVERIATTEGNVQTIVKSWSDQYDKEQVGTGIISWEDVKSVSMDGDEPEAISNWVRTHGDLAKIAELGQAWIPPMEVLAEYSYVYNVPQETFISENWLDKPSGLASDGKSLFVADYSSGWIAAFDLKTAKLEWRYQSKLNSISGLAFNPNKSHELYISDRDTNSLYQLKWN, via the coding sequence ATGGCGATCGGACTGCAGCAGTTATCTGCACAGCCAAAGATGACGCTTTCAAGAATCCCTCTAGAAGACAAGTTGTATGAGCCTGCAGGAATGGCATTTAGACCTAATCAATCCAATCAACTGTGGGTAGTCAATCATGGCAATGACTCAATCGCAACTTTAACAAATCTTGGAGAGTCTAACCTAGAAGTATCAGTTAAAAGTGATGCCTACGCTGAGCATTTTCTAGCCAAACCAACCGGCATTGCATTTGGTTATGATGACACGTTCGCAGTCTCAAATGACTCGATCAACGAGTTACGGGGAATGAATTTCATCAAAAATCCTGAGCGAAATAAAAATTTTGTTAATAACCATTTCATGGGTCCTACTTTGTTCTCGGCAAGCACCTATGCTTTGGCTGGACAAACTAAGAAATATCTAGAAGATTGGCCGCAACCTGGGAACGGACATGATCCAGACCGTGATTTGACTCTTTCACAAGGATGTCCTTTAACTTATTGGAATTCTAGCGTTCAGCAATGTTACTGGCCGCGTGAAGGGAGCCACTTGGATATGTTGCATGAAAGTCCGTTAGCCATGGGAATTGCCCATGACAAGGGTAATGCCTATTTCTTGCTAGATGGCTGTGGTAGTCGAGACAGCAATAAGCAGTGCTTGGGTAATGGGCATTTAATGCGCTATGACTTTAACCGAGATCACCAGGAAGGTAATGGTTTTCATGGCGATGGCATTGTTTGGCGTTACCCAGAAATTGATTTCAAACGTGACAAAGATATACCTAGCGGAATGTTGGTGCTAGATGATTGGCTCTACTTTTCCAATACTGGTATGGGCAAAGTTGAGAGAATAGCTACTACGGAGGGAAATGTACAAACCATTGTCAAAAGTTGGTCAGATCAATACGATAAAGAACAAGTTGGCACTGGAATAATTAGCTGGGAAGATGTTAAAAGTGTCTCAATGGATGGAGATGAACCAGAGGCTATTAGTAACTGGGTAAGAACTCATGGAGATCTTGCTAAGATAGCGGAACTTGGCCAAGCTTGGATTCCTCCTATGGAAGTTCTTGCAGAATATTCTTATGTTTACAATGTGCCTCAGGAAACTTTTATTTCAGAAAATTGGCTAGACAAACCTTCGGGACTTGCTAGCGATGGAAAATCTCTTTTCGTTGCCGACTACAGCTCTGGGTGGATTGCCGCTTTCGATTTGAAAACTGCAAAATTGGAATGGAGATATCAGTCAAAGCTTAATAGTATTTCAGGGCTGGCATTTAATCCTAATAAATCTCATGAACTGTATATTTCGGATCGTGATACTAATTCTCTTTACCAGTTGAAGTGGAACTAA